The Aureimonas populi genome includes the window CCGTGAGCGGGCCGGAGAGCACCAGAAGCAGCGTCTCCCAGCCGTCATTGGCGAAATGGGCCGTTCCCCGGCTGCCCACCCACAGGGCCAGCGCGAGCGCGGGCGCGAACAGGATCGTCACCTCCAGGAAGAAGCCTTCCACCGCGCCATAGGGGGTCACCTTGCGCAACAGCCCATAGAGGCCGAAGGAGAGCGCCAGCATCAGTGACACCCATGGCAGGCCGCCTGTGGCCACGGTCAGGAATACGACGCCGACGCAGGCGAGCGCGATGGCGACGAGCTGAAGGCCGCTGGGCCGCTCCTTCAGGAAGATGGCTCCCAGCGCGAGACTGAGCAGTGGATTGATATAGTAGCCGAGCGCTGCATCCACCCCGTGCCCCGCCGCGATGGCGTAGACATAGACACCCCAGTTCACCGAGATGATCGCCGCGCACAGCGCCGCGACCGCCAGCGTCCGGGCGTTGAGATAGGGGCGCAGAGCGTGGCGCCCCGACAGCCGCAGGAGCAGGAGGAGCGCGAAGGGCCACGCCCAGAGAATGCGGTGGGCCACCACTTCCAGCGCATCCACGCCGCTCAGCGCCTTGAGAAACACCGGCAGGACAAGGCCCCAGATGAGATAGGCGCCGCCGGCGAAGACATAGCCGCGCACCGGCTCGGCCGGGGCGGGACGGGGGATCGCAGGGTCGGACAAGCAAGCGTTCGCCGTGATCGAGGTCAAGCGCGAAGAAGGCCGCAAGGCACGCGCTTCGTCAGGCGCCCCTTTTACCAGCCGCGCGCGGCCGGGGACACCCGATTTCCCTGATCCCAGTCATTCACCGCGCTGATGGATCAGTCGTGGTCCGGGTGCTGGTACGAGCGCAGATCGCGCAGCGCGGGGTCCGTTTCCGCGTCCTCCTGCGTCGTCGTGCCCGGCAGGTGGCCCAGTTCGTCGACGAAGGGCAGCTTGGCTTCGAGCCCGTATTGCCTGTCCGGCCATACCGCCGAAGGGTCGTCGAACGCGCCATGGGCCAGGGAGAGGCCCGCCGGCGTCTCGTAGGTCAGCGGCGTGCCGCATTCGGGGCAGAAGCCGCGCTCGGCGAGCGAAGAGGAGCGGAAGCGCTTCGGCTCCGCCTTCGTCCATTCCAGGCGCGCGCCACGGGTGGAGACGAGCGGCGCGTAGAAGGCGCCGAACGCCTTCTGGCACATGCGGCAATGGCAGATGGAGGCGGAAAGCGCGCCCTCGATTCGGAAGCGCACCGCACCGCATTGGCACCCGCCGGCATAGACGGGCTTGTTGTCGAGGCTCATGGCGCTTCCCTCCGGCGTTTCGTTCTTCGAAGAATGGGCGAGCGCCCGTTCGGGTCAACCGGCAAGCCTGTCGGTCGCCGCGACCAGCGCCTTCAGCGTGCCCGGCTCGGAGAAGGCGTGGCCGGCATCCTCCACGATGGTCAGTTGCGAGCCGGCCCACGCCTTGTGCAGCTCCCAGGCCGTGATGGGCGGCGTCACCACGTCGTAGCGCCCCTGCACGATCACGCCCGGAATGCCGGAAAGGCGGTGCGCCTGCCGCAGGAGCTGGCCTTCCTCCAGCCAGAGGTCGTGCACGAAATAATGGTTCTCGATGCGCGCGAAGGCGAGCGTCGCGGCGCTGGCCGCCGTCCCGTCCACCGGCAGGACCGGCAGCGTGCGCATGGAGACGGTACGGGCCTCCCAGCGTGTCCATGCGCGCGCTGCGCGGCCGCGCTCGGCCGGGTCCTCATGCGTCAGCAGCCGGCGATAGGCGGCGATGGGGTCCGCCCGCTCGCCCTCCTCCAGCGGGGCGAGGAACAGCTCCCATTCGTCGGGAAAGAGGCGGCTTGCCCCGGCGCGGTAGAACCAGTCCAGCTCCGCCTTGCGGCCGGAGAAGACGCCGCGCAGCACCATCTCGCTCACCCGCTCCGGGTGGCTCTGCGCATAGGCGAGGCCCAGCGTCGCGCCCCAGGAGCCGCCGAACACCATCCAGCGCTCCACGCCGAAATGCGTGCGGAGCCGCTCGATATCGGCCACGAGATGCCAGGTCGTGTTGGCCTCCAGCGTCGCCAGCGGCGTGGAGCGCCCGCAGCCGCGCTGGTCGAAGAGCAGCACCTTGTAGCGCGCCGGATCGAACAGCCGGCGATGCACCGGGCCGCAGCCGCTGCCCGGCCCGCCATGCAGGAACACGGCCGGCTTGCCCTCCGGGTTGCCGCACAGCTCCCAGTAAAGCTCATGCCCGTCCCCCACCGGCAGCCGGCCGGAGGCGAAGGGCTCGATGGAGGGATACAGCCTCGCCTCGTCTCCCCTCATCGCCTCACCTCCCAACTGGTGGTCCGCTCGCCCGTGGCGGGGTCCTTGCCATCCTTGAGCTGGATGCCCTTCGCACCCAGCTCGGCGCGGATGGCGTCCGCGGCCGCGAAGTCGCGCGCCTTGAGAAGCGCCAGCCGCTCCTCGATCCGGGCGAGCGAGCCCGCGTCCAGCCCCTCCTCGCGCACGGGGTCGAGGCCGAGGAGAGCAAGGCTCGCCAGCGCCGGGGCGATCTGCCCCGCGTCGAACAGCTCATGCACCCGCGCGATGGCGGCGGCGATGTTGAGGTCGTCGCACAGCGCGGCGAGGAACGCCTCGTCCGGCGCGCGCGCCGGTGCGGCGGGCGCGGCGCGGGCCATGCGCTCCCACCGGTCCAGCTCGCGCACCGCCTCCTCGAGCCTGGCGAGGGTGAAGTCGATCGGCTCGCGATAATGCGTCTTCATCATCATCAGCCGTACCGCCTCCCCCGGCCAGCGCCGCCCGCCGACGCTCTCCTTTTCCAGGACATCGGCGATGGTCAGGAAGTTGCCTTCGGACTTCGACATCTTGCGCCCCTCCACCTGGAGGAAGCCGTTGTGCATCCACACCTGCGCCATGCGGTCCGTGCCGTGGGCGCAGCAGGATTGCGCCAGCTCGTTCTCATGGTGCGGGAAGATGAGGTCGAGCCCGCCGCCATGGATGTCGAAGACGCGGCCGAGATAGGCCTCGCTCATCACAGAGCATTCGATATGCCAGCCCGGCCGCCCCCGGCCCCAGGGGCTTTCCCAGCCGGGCTCCGCCTCGCTCGAAAGCTTCCAGAGCACGAAATCGGCCGGGTCGCGCTTGTGGGCCTCCACCGCCACGCGCGCGCCGGCCTGCTGCTCCTCCAGCCGGCGGCGCGACAGCGCGCCATAGGCCGGCATGGAAGATACGTCGAACAGCACCTCCCCCCCGGCCACATAGGCGTGGCCCTTCTCCAGAAGCGTGCCGATCATCGAGATCATGTCCGGCAGCCCGTCGGCGCGTGGGCTGACGAAAGCGGTGGCGCGCGGCTCATGCGTGGGCGGCAGGTTGCCGAGCGCGGCGACATCCCTGTGGAACTGCGCGGCCGTGCCTTCCGTCACGCGCGCGATGGCCTCGTTCAGCGGCAGGCCGGGAAAGTCGCGCGCGGCCCGCGCGTTGATCTTGTCGTCCACGTCCGTGATGTTGCGGGCATAGACGACATGGCTCTCCCCGTAGAGATGGCGCAACAGGCGGAAGAGCACGTCGAACACGATGACCGGCCGCGCATTGCCGATATGGGCGAAGTCGTAGACCGTCGGCCCGCACACATACATGCGCACGCGCCGGTCGGCGGGCGCGAGCGCACCGTCCGCCCAGTCGAGCGGCCGGAAGGCTTCCTTGCGCCGCGTGAGGGTGTTGGTGAGGGAAAGTCCGCGAAAACCGTCGTCCAACGTGGAATGCTCCTGCCGCCTGCGAGCCGTTTGCTAACGGCAATTCCCGAAATCCACAAACCGGCTCTGTGGCGAAAAGGAAACAGGCCGTCGTGTATCGGTGGGCCGATGAGAACCGCTTCTTGTTGCGTTCATCTTCGCCGCAGGCGCACAAGGCCGGCAACCAGGGGTTCTGACAGCTATTAGGCGAATCCTGTCGCCAGGATGAACGGCGTGGACATATTTTCTTAAGTATAAATCCATGGTCTTTACCTTAAATCGTCGCCGAACCGCCGCATTCGGCCACCATCTTCTCTTCATCGCACCGCGCATCGACAGGACGCACGAAAATGGCCCCGCACAACATCGCCTTCCGCTCCAAGAGGGAACGCGAGAAGGAAACCAAGCTTCTGGCCCATTACAAGGCCATCGGCATCGCCTCGATCGCCGCCGCGTGCGCCGCCGTGCGCCGCCGGACGGAGGTTTCCCGCCCGCTGATGCAGCCGCAGGCCCTCACCTTCCGCCACGCGGACTGAAAGCGCTTCCGGCGGCCGCGCACGGCTAGAACGGCAGGGTTCCCTGTGCGGCGGGCGCGATCTCCTGCGCCCGCTCCCCTTTCTCGACGGCCGGCGCCTGCACCTCGGGGCCCATATTGGCGACCTTGTTGATGGCCGCCGAAACCGGAACCGCCTCGAAGAACGCCTCCTCGGCCGGGCGCAGCAGGCTTGCCACGCCCGCCGGCCCCACCTCCCGGCAGTCCAGCCAGCGCGGGAAGTCCGCGCGCCCGATCACCACCGGCATCCGCTCATGGATCGGCCGCAGCGTCTCGTTCGCGCCCGTCGTCAGGATGGCGGCCGTGTCGATCTCGCTGCCATCGGGCGCCAGAAAAGTCTCCATCAGGCCGGCGAAGGCCAGCGGTCGCCCGTCTGCCGGCCGGACGAAGAAGGGCTGCGAGCGCCCCTTCCCCAACTTGCGCCATTCATAGAAGCCATCCGCCGGAACCAGACAGCGCCGATAGCGCATCGCGGCGCGGAAGGAGGCCTTCTCGGCCGCCGTTTCCGAACGCGCGTTGAACATGAGAGGCAGGCTGGACGGGTCCTTGGCGAAAGCCGGGATCAGCCCCCAGCGCGCCAGCATGGCGCGGCGCTCCGCGCCGATGACGATCAGGATCGGCTGCGTCGGCGCGATATTGTAGCGCGGCGGGAAAGGCTCGACTTCCGTCTCGAACAGCTCTTCCAGCGCCTGCGCCGGGCTCGTCAGCGTGAATCGTCCGCACATGGCCTCTGGTTCGGCTGGCCGCGTCCCCGTGTCAAGCTTGCGCCCGCGCGCTCGCCGTGCAGTCTGCCGCGATGAATTCGCCGCGTCCCGTCCTCGCCGTTTCGGCCTGCCTCTTCCGCGGCGGCGACCTGCTTCTGGTGGAGCGCGGCCGCGCGCCCTTTGCCGGCCTTCTCAGCCTGCCGGGCGGACGGGTCGAGTTCGGCGAGACGCTGGACGCCGCCATCCTGCGGGAAGTGGCAGAGGAAACCGGCCTTGCGCCGCGCCGCCTCTCCTTCCTGCACCTTCATCAGGCCATCGCCCTCGCCGAAGGCTCCCACGCCGTCATTGCCGTCTTCCAGGGCGAGCTTCCGCCCGATGCCGCACCTCGGGCGGGCGACGACGCCGCCTCGCTGCGCTTCGTCGCCCCCGGTGAGGTCCGCGCTCTGGAGGCGGCGGGGCGCACGACACCGGGGCTGGCGGCCGTGGCCGCGCTGGCCGAGGCCGCGCGGCAACCATAAAGCGCAACTTGCCTTGAAATGACGGCATGCAGGCGTCAGAGTCACACCATGCTCCTGCCTCGCCGCCCTACGCTTCTACCGGTCCTCTTCGCCGGCCTTCTGGCCACCGCCCTGCCCGCGCACGCGCAGGCGCCCGCGGAGGCGCCGGTGGCCGAGGAGGGCGAGGCGGCCGCCACCTCGCCCACGCGCCCCTCCGGCGCGGCTTTCATGCAGCCTCTCGGCCGGTTGTCCAGCATTCTGGGCTCCATGCACTTCCTGCGCCGGCTGTGCGAGGAGGAGGACGCGGATCTGTGGCGCGACAAGATGAACGAGTTGATCGCGGCGCAAAATCCCAACGAGGCGGACCGACGCATCCTGATCTCGCGGTTCAACGGCGGCTATCGTGCCTTCGAATCGACTTACCGCAGTTGTACGCCTGCGGCGAACGTCGCGATTCGCCGCTATCTCGACGAAGGCGAGCAGCTCTCGCGCGATATTGCCGCAAGGTACGGGAATTAAGATTTCGTTAAGGTTGCGCCGCGCTCCCCCGCGCGAACAGGCCTGCGACGTGCTAAACATTTAACGGGCCGTGAATCGCGACGGCTCAATTGGAGGTTTCGCGAATGATCGACATGCAGGGCACAGAGCTCGACGAGATGATCGCCGCCGAGAAGAAGCAGGTGGCGTTCGAGTATCACAGCGAAGCCTGGGCCGATGGATTCTCGGACGGCATCGAGGCCGAGATTCTGGCCGAGACCGCCATTTCGACGGCCTTGACCGAGCTTGTGCGCCGGCATGGCGAGGACGAGGTTCTGCAGCTTCTCGACCAGCTTCGCCAGCGCATCGTCGCGGGCGAATTCATCGCCGACAGAACCCTCCAGTAGCCCCGGCCCGAAATCCGCATTCGAGGCGTGATGAGACTCATCCGCACCGCTTCCCTGTCCGCGATCACCGCCGTGGCGCACCTGTCGCCAGCGGCGGTTCCGTCCGTTCTGGCCTTCTCCCAGATATCCGGCGAGAACGGCGGCACCCGCAGCCTGGACGGCATTCTCTCCGTCCCCCTGCCGCCCCTCCCCGGCGAGGAGAGCCCGGCCGAACCGGACGTAGCTCCCGGCGAGCCGGACTCCGCGGAGGCGGCCGCGCCCGATACCGCGCCGCTTCCCGTCCGCTACGGCGACGAGGGCTTGAGCGCGCCCGCGCGCGATCTTCGCCAGCGTCTGATCGAGATCGCGCGGGCGGGCGAGATCGAGGCGCTGCGCCCCTATCTGGAGACCGGCTCCCGGCCGACCGCCTTGTCCGTGGTGCCGGTGGACGAGGACCCCGTCGCCTTCCTCAAGCGGGCGTCCGGCGATGGCGAGGGCGTCGAAATCCTGGCGATCCTTCTGGAAGTGCTGCTCTCGGGCCATGTGCGAATGGACCCCGGGGGCGAGAACGAGATCTATGTCTGGCCCTATTTCACGCAGGTTCCGCTGGAGGAGCTGACGAACCCGCAGCTCGTGGAGCTGTTCGAGATCGTTACCGCCGGCGACTACCAGAACATGGTGGCCAACGGCGCCTATGATTTCTACCGCGTCGGCATCTCGCCGGAGGGCCGCCTGGAATTCTTCCTCGCCGGAGACTGAGAGCGCCCGTGAGGGGCGGCCCCGGGCGCGCTAAACGCGCCGGGCCCCCGTCTCCGCGAAGCGCGCCGGCTCGCCCGTCGCGGTCTCCACCAACTCGCCCTCCCACATCGCCTTGCGGCCACGGATGAAGGTGCCCACCGGCCACCCGGTCACCGGCTTGCCGTCATACGGCGTCCATTGCGACTTGGAGCCGATCCAGCCGTCGCGGATGGTCTCGCGGCGCTTCAAATCCACCACCGTGAAGTCGGCATCGTAGCCGGGCGCGATCCGCCCCTTGCCGGCCAGGCCGAAAAGGCGCTGCGGGCCGGCCGAGGTCAGATCCACCAAGCGCGCCAGGGAAAGGCGGCCGTTCGCCACATGGTCGAGCATGATCGGCACGAGCGTCTGCACGCCCGTCATGCCGGAGGGCGAGGCCGGATAGGGCTTGGCCTTCTCCTCCAGCGTATGGGGGGCGTGGTCGGAGCCGAGCACGTCCACCACGCCTTCGGCAAGGCCGCGCCACAGGCCCTCGCGATGGCGCGCCTCGCGCACCGGCGGGTTCATCTGGAGCTTGGTGCCGAGCCGCGCATAGTCCGAGGCGTCCATGGTCAGGTGATGGGGCGTCGCCTCGCATGTCACGAGGTCCTTGTGGCCGGCGAGGAAGGCGATCTCCTCGGCCGTCGAGATATGCAGGACATGGATGCGCGCGCCGGTCTCCTCCGCGATGCGCACCAGGCGCTGCGTGCAGCGCAGCGCCGCCACCTCGTCGCGCCACACGGGATGCGAGGCGGGGTCGCCCTCGATCCGCTCGCCCAGGCGCTCGCGCAGGCGGAACTCGTCCTCGGAGTGGAAGGCCGCGCGCCGGCGGGTGCGCCTCAGGATCTCGCGCACGCCCTCGTCGTCCTCGACCAGCAGCGAGCCGGTGGAGGAGCCCATGAACACCTTGATGCCGGCCGCGCCGGGCAGGCGTTCCAGCTCCGCGACATCAGCCGCGTTCTCCCGCGTGCCGCCCACCCAGAAGGCGAAGTCGCAATGCATCCGGTGGCGCCCGCGCGCCAGCTTGTCGGCCAGCGCCGCCTCGCTGGTGGTCAGCGGGTCGGTGTTCGGCATCTCGAACACGGTGGTCACGCCGCCCAGCACCGCCGCGCGGGAGCCCGATTCGAGGTCCTCCTTGTGCGTCGGCCCCGGCTCGCGGAAATGCACCTGGCTGTCGATCACGCCGGGCAGGATGTGCAGGCCCGTGCAGTCCACGACTTCGCCCGCGCTGCCCGCCCCGATCTCGCCGATATGCACGATGCGCCCGCCCGCGATGCCGATGTCGCGAAGACCCGCCCCGTCCTGGTTGACGACCGTTCCGCCTCTCAGGACGCGCTCGAATGTCTGTGCCATGCCGATCCCCTTCCGCTGGGGTGGCGATAAGGCGGTGCGGTTGCGGGAGCAAGCCCGCGCGCGCATATCTCTGCCCAAGGACATGCACAAACGAATCCGAAGGTCGCACCCGATGCCCTCCGCCCCCTTGCCCGACCGCGCGATCCTCACCGTCACCGGCGAGGATGCCGGGCACTTCCTGCAGAACCTGATCACCGCCGATCTCGACATGCTCGGCGAGGGCGAGGCGCGCCCGGCCGCGCTCCTCACCCCGCAGGGCAAGATCCTGTTCGATTTCCTCGTCAGCCGCATCGAGGGCGGCTTCCGGCTCGATGTAGCCGGCGTGGCGCGCGCCGATCTTCTGAAGCGTCTCACCCTCTACAAGCTGCGCTCCAAGGTGGCGCTGGCGCCCGGCGAGGAGGCGGTGGGCGTTTCATGGGAGGAGGCGGGCGAGGACGGCCTCGTCGACAGGCGCTTCACGCAGGGCAATGTGCGCCGGCACTATGGCGAGCCGCTGGCCGGCGACGCGCAGGATTTCCATGCCCTGCGCATCGCGGCCGGTATCATGGAGGCGGAGGCCGACTTCCCCGCCTCCGACGTCTTTCCCCATGACGTGCTTCTGGACCAGAACGACGGGGTCTCCTTCAGGAAGGGCTGCTACGTGGGCCAGGAGGTCGTCTCGCGCATGCAGCATCGCGGCACGGCGCGCCGGCGCGTGATGGTGCTGCGGGCCGAGAGCCACATCACGCCCGGCGCCAATGTGGAAGTTGGCGGGCGTACCGTGGGCACGGTGCTGGCCGCCGCCGGCACCGTGGCGGCCGCGCTGGTGCGGATCGACAAGGTGGCCGGCGCGCTGCGGGCCGGCGAGGAGCTGGTGGTGGACGGCGTGCCGGCACAGGCCGAGATTCCCGAATGGGCCGGCTACGCCCTGCCGGAGGAGGCCCCGGCCGGGGACGCCTCGTGAGCCGCGCCCTGAAGGCGAAGACCTCCCGCGTCTGGCAGCGGATGCTGTCCGGCCGCCGGCTGGACCTCATCGATCCCTCGCCGCTCGACATCGAGATCGAGGACATCGCCCACGGGCTGGCGCGTGTCGCGCGCTGGAACGGCCAGACCAAGGGCGACCACGCCTTCTCCGTGGCGCAGCACTCGCTGATCGTGGAGCGGATCGTGGCGCAGGAGGAGCCGGACCCGCGCTGCCGCCTCGCCGCGCTTCTGCATGACGGGCCGGAATATGTGATCGGCGACATGATCTCGCCATTCAAGAGCGTGCTGGGCGAGCATTACAAGAGCGTGGAGAAGCGGCTCCAGCGCGCCATCCATCTGCGCTTCGGCCTCAGCCCCGACCTGCCGGCCGCGCTGGAAAGGCGCATCAAGAAGGCCGACCGCCTTTCCGCCTACTACGAGGCGGTGCTTCTGGCCGGCTTCTCGGCCGCCGAGGCGGCCTCGTTCTTCGGCCCGGCCAACGGCATGGAACCACAGGATTTCGCTCCGCTGGCTGCAAGCCGCGCGCAGGAGGCCTATCTCAGCCGCTTTCAGGAGATCGACGCCCTCCTGCATCCGCGCTGAAGCGGCAGGCTGCGCCCTCTCCTTCACAAAGGCCATCAAGCTTCCATGACCTATCTCGTCGTCTCCTCCCTCGCCGCCCTGTCCGATACCGTGGCAGAGCATGGCGCGCTCGATGTCGTAACCCTCATCAACGAGGGCACCGCCGTGGAGCGGCCCTCCAGCATCCGGCCCGAGCGCCACCTGTTCCTGGGCATGAACGACATAGCCGAGCCCATCGACGGCATGACCCATCCGGGCGAGGACCATCTCGACCGGCTGCTGGCGTTCGGCCATCGCTGGGACCGGCGCGCGCCGCTGGCGGTCCATTGCTGGGCGGGCATCTCCCGCTCTACCGCCGCGGCCTATGTGCTGGCCCTGTCGATCAATCCCGAGCTGGACGAGGAAGCGCTGGCCCGCGAGCTGCGCGCCCGCGCGCCCTCGGCCACGCCCAATCCGCTGATCGTCGCCCTGGCCGATTTCCGGCTGGGCCGGGGCGGGCGCATGGTGGAGGCGATCCGCCGCATCGGGCGGGGCGAGAACGCCTTCACCGGCACGCCCTTCGTCCTGCCGCTGGCGCTGTGAGCCTCGGCGCGCAGGCGGTCGAGGTCGGGCTGAACGCGGCCATCGTCTCGGTCGCGGGCGCGGCGCCCCGCATCCTCATCGCCCCCAAGGGGGACGGCGGGGAGGACGGCCTGCCCTTCGGCCCCTTCGACCCGCTCAACCACCGCACCTTCGAAACGGGCCTGCGCTCCTGGGTCGGGGAGCAGACCGGCCTGTCTCTGGGCTATGTCGAGCAGCTTTACACCTTCGGGGACCGGGGCCGGCACCGCATGGCGGGCGACCGGGGGCCGCATGTCGTCTCGGTGGGCTATCTGGCGCTCACCCGGCCGGACGCGCAGGAGGACGAGGCCTTCGCCGCCACCGGCGCGCGCTGGCAGCCCTTCTACCGCTACCTGCCATGGGAGGACTGGCGCGAGGGACGCCCGCCGATGATCGACGAGTTGATCGTGCCGGCGCTCGCCGCCTTCTCCCCCTCGCCGGCCTCGGGCCCGTCGCGCCCGGGCGCGTGGACGGATCGCCTCTCCGTC containing:
- the rarD gene encoding EamA family transporter RarD translates to MSDPAIPRPAPAEPVRGYVFAGGAYLIWGLVLPVFLKALSGVDALEVVAHRILWAWPFALLLLLRLSGRHALRPYLNARTLAVAALCAAIISVNWGVYVYAIAAGHGVDAALGYYINPLLSLALGAIFLKERPSGLQLVAIALACVGVVFLTVATGGLPWVSLMLALSFGLYGLLRKVTPYGAVEGFFLEVTILFAPALALALWVGSRGTAHFANDGWETLLLVLSGPLTAIPLILFAAGARLLRLSTIGMLQYLTPTLLGLTAVFVFGEPFGLEQLVAFAFIWTALAIYTASLLGERGRRRAGKVKDAR
- a CDS encoding GFA family protein translates to MSLDNKPVYAGGCQCGAVRFRIEGALSASICHCRMCQKAFGAFYAPLVSTRGARLEWTKAEPKRFRSSSLAERGFCPECGTPLTYETPAGLSLAHGAFDDPSAVWPDRQYGLEAKLPFVDELGHLPGTTTQEDAETDPALRDLRSYQHPDHD
- the pip gene encoding prolyl aminopeptidase, with the translated sequence MRGDEARLYPSIEPFASGRLPVGDGHELYWELCGNPEGKPAVFLHGGPGSGCGPVHRRLFDPARYKVLLFDQRGCGRSTPLATLEANTTWHLVADIERLRTHFGVERWMVFGGSWGATLGLAYAQSHPERVSEMVLRGVFSGRKAELDWFYRAGASRLFPDEWELFLAPLEEGERADPIAAYRRLLTHEDPAERGRAARAWTRWEARTVSMRTLPVLPVDGTAASAATLAFARIENHYFVHDLWLEEGQLLRQAHRLSGIPGVIVQGRYDVVTPPITAWELHKAWAGSQLTIVEDAGHAFSEPGTLKALVAATDRLAG
- the cysS gene encoding cysteine--tRNA ligase, producing the protein MDDGFRGLSLTNTLTRRKEAFRPLDWADGALAPADRRVRMYVCGPTVYDFAHIGNARPVIVFDVLFRLLRHLYGESHVVYARNITDVDDKINARAARDFPGLPLNEAIARVTEGTAAQFHRDVAALGNLPPTHEPRATAFVSPRADGLPDMISMIGTLLEKGHAYVAGGEVLFDVSSMPAYGALSRRRLEEQQAGARVAVEAHKRDPADFVLWKLSSEAEPGWESPWGRGRPGWHIECSVMSEAYLGRVFDIHGGGLDLIFPHHENELAQSCCAHGTDRMAQVWMHNGFLQVEGRKMSKSEGNFLTIADVLEKESVGGRRWPGEAVRLMMMKTHYREPIDFTLARLEEAVRELDRWERMARAAPAAPARAPDEAFLAALCDDLNIAAAIARVHELFDAGQIAPALASLALLGLDPVREEGLDAGSLARIEERLALLKARDFAAADAIRAELGAKGIQLKDGKDPATGERTTSWEVRR
- a CDS encoding SOS response-associated peptidase; this encodes MCGRFTLTSPAQALEELFETEVEPFPPRYNIAPTQPILIVIGAERRAMLARWGLIPAFAKDPSSLPLMFNARSETAAEKASFRAAMRYRRCLVPADGFYEWRKLGKGRSQPFFVRPADGRPLAFAGLMETFLAPDGSEIDTAAILTTGANETLRPIHERMPVVIGRADFPRWLDCREVGPAGVASLLRPAEEAFFEAVPVSAAINKVANMGPEVQAPAVEKGERAQEIAPAAQGTLPF
- a CDS encoding NUDIX hydrolase, whose protein sequence is MNSPRPVLAVSACLFRGGDLLLVERGRAPFAGLLSLPGGRVEFGETLDAAILREVAEETGLAPRRLSFLHLHQAIALAEGSHAVIAVFQGELPPDAAPRAGDDAASLRFVAPGEVRALEAAGRTTPGLAAVAALAEAARQP
- a CDS encoding TIGR02301 family protein codes for the protein MLLPRRPTLLPVLFAGLLATALPAHAQAPAEAPVAEEGEAAATSPTRPSGAAFMQPLGRLSSILGSMHFLRRLCEEEDADLWRDKMNELIAAQNPNEADRRILISRFNGGYRAFESTYRSCTPAANVAIRRYLDEGEQLSRDIAARYGN
- a CDS encoding dihydroorotase; its protein translation is MAQTFERVLRGGTVVNQDGAGLRDIGIAGGRIVHIGEIGAGSAGEVVDCTGLHILPGVIDSQVHFREPGPTHKEDLESGSRAAVLGGVTTVFEMPNTDPLTTSEAALADKLARGRHRMHCDFAFWVGGTRENAADVAELERLPGAAGIKVFMGSSTGSLLVEDDEGVREILRRTRRRAAFHSEDEFRLRERLGERIEGDPASHPVWRDEVAALRCTQRLVRIAEETGARIHVLHISTAEEIAFLAGHKDLVTCEATPHHLTMDASDYARLGTKLQMNPPVREARHREGLWRGLAEGVVDVLGSDHAPHTLEEKAKPYPASPSGMTGVQTLVPIMLDHVANGRLSLARLVDLTSAGPQRLFGLAGKGRIAPGYDADFTVVDLKRRETIRDGWIGSKSQWTPYDGKPVTGWPVGTFIRGRKAMWEGELVETATGEPARFAETGARRV
- a CDS encoding YgfZ/GcvT domain-containing protein, with amino-acid sequence MPSAPLPDRAILTVTGEDAGHFLQNLITADLDMLGEGEARPAALLTPQGKILFDFLVSRIEGGFRLDVAGVARADLLKRLTLYKLRSKVALAPGEEAVGVSWEEAGEDGLVDRRFTQGNVRRHYGEPLAGDAQDFHALRIAAGIMEAEADFPASDVFPHDVLLDQNDGVSFRKGCYVGQEVVSRMQHRGTARRRVMVLRAESHITPGANVEVGGRTVGTVLAAAGTVAAALVRIDKVAGALRAGEELVVDGVPAQAEIPEWAGYALPEEAPAGDAS
- a CDS encoding YfbR-like 5'-deoxynucleotidase — translated: MLSGRRLDLIDPSPLDIEIEDIAHGLARVARWNGQTKGDHAFSVAQHSLIVERIVAQEEPDPRCRLAALLHDGPEYVIGDMISPFKSVLGEHYKSVEKRLQRAIHLRFGLSPDLPAALERRIKKADRLSAYYEAVLLAGFSAAEAASFFGPANGMEPQDFAPLAASRAQEAYLSRFQEIDALLHPR
- a CDS encoding tyrosine phosphatase family protein; the protein is MTYLVVSSLAALSDTVAEHGALDVVTLINEGTAVERPSSIRPERHLFLGMNDIAEPIDGMTHPGEDHLDRLLAFGHRWDRRAPLAVHCWAGISRSTAAAYVLALSINPELDEEALARELRARAPSATPNPLIVALADFRLGRGGRMVEAIRRIGRGENAFTGTPFVLPLAL
- a CDS encoding NUDIX hydrolase, whose protein sequence is MSLGAQAVEVGLNAAIVSVAGAAPRILIAPKGDGGEDGLPFGPFDPLNHRTFETGLRSWVGEQTGLSLGYVEQLYTFGDRGRHRMAGDRGPHVVSVGYLALTRPDAQEDEAFAATGARWQPFYRYLPWEDWREGRPPMIDELIVPALAAFSPSPASGPSRPGAWTDRLSVAFGQDGVGWDEERALDRYEMLYEAGLVEEAARDGRAAGAGCDRLGTPMRFDHRRILATAIARLRAKLKYRPVIFELLPAEFTLSELQKAAEAIAGRPVHKQNFRRFVENTGLVEPTGGVSAATGGRPAALFRFRPEVTRERPSPGIRFGRA